In Pseudanabaena yagii GIHE-NHR1, the following proteins share a genomic window:
- a CDS encoding ShlB/FhaC/HecB family hemolysin secretion/activation protein: protein MQTIIPRNSFYLCFLKLIAYQIGLLCINSWLLSSAIAQNQIPNISPNQLLNKPQIFTPSKSPSLPENPQQLPSPNDLLKPSNQPSSNPKDQINVAGKIVVQRFDVVGSTVFSDEELAQIVQSYTKRPITFAELLQARSAISDFYINKGYITSGAFIPPQDLNGGVVKIQIVEGSLQEIRISGQERLSPDYVRSRLNIATGKPLNRDRLIEALQVLQINPLIASLSAELAAGDRPGQNILDIKLTEAKSSNLQLSLDNNRAPSVGTFRRRLQFSENNLTGLGDSLTVGYSNTDGSNAYDLNYTLPINPYNGTVSLSFSNSNSNVIEQPFNVLDIYSNSTAYDLTYRQPIFQTPNQEFSLGVTTSYRESLSSILKIPFPLSAGADNNGVTKLTALRFFQEYTQRSSQSVFAMRSQVSLGIGALGATINSQSPDSRFLSWRGQAQYVNLLAPDTLLLLRGDLQLADRALLPLEQIGLGGQDSLRGYRQDILFGDNGTNLSVEFRVPVVRVPEIEGLLQLTPFIDAGLAWTSSGEANPSQNYLVGSGLGLRWTIGNRLTTRLDYGFPLVPVQNSRKTLQESGLYFSLIYNLF, encoded by the coding sequence ATGCAAACCATAATTCCTCGTAATAGCTTTTACCTGTGCTTTCTAAAGCTGATTGCATATCAAATTGGTTTGTTGTGTATCAATAGCTGGCTTTTATCATCGGCGATCGCCCAAAATCAAATTCCTAATATTTCTCCAAATCAGCTCCTTAATAAACCCCAAATTTTCACACCATCAAAATCTCCATCTCTACCTGAAAATCCACAACAGCTTCCATCTCCTAATGATTTGCTGAAGCCATCTAATCAACCAAGTAGCAATCCTAAGGATCAAATCAATGTAGCTGGCAAGATCGTTGTACAACGATTTGATGTGGTGGGAAGTACAGTTTTTAGCGATGAAGAATTAGCACAAATTGTTCAATCCTATACTAAGCGTCCAATTACTTTTGCTGAACTCTTACAAGCTCGTTCCGCAATTTCTGATTTTTATATTAATAAGGGTTACATTACCTCAGGAGCTTTTATTCCACCACAGGATCTCAATGGAGGGGTGGTCAAAATCCAAATAGTTGAAGGGAGTCTTCAAGAAATAAGAATATCTGGACAGGAAAGACTTAGCCCAGACTATGTGCGATCGCGTTTAAATATAGCGACAGGCAAACCACTCAATCGCGATCGACTAATTGAAGCCTTACAGGTTTTACAAATTAATCCACTTATTGCCAGTTTATCCGCAGAGCTAGCAGCAGGCGATCGCCCTGGTCAAAACATTTTAGACATTAAACTAACAGAAGCAAAATCATCAAATTTACAATTAAGTCTCGATAATAACCGTGCGCCTAGTGTGGGAACTTTCCGCCGAAGATTGCAATTTAGCGAAAACAACTTAACAGGTTTAGGCGATAGTCTTACGGTTGGATATAGCAATACCGATGGTTCCAATGCCTATGATTTAAACTATACTCTGCCAATCAATCCTTATAACGGTACTGTCTCTCTCTCCTTTAGCAATAGTAATAGCAACGTCATTGAACAACCCTTTAACGTGCTTGATATCTATTCCAATTCCACAGCATATGATCTAACCTATCGCCAACCGATTTTCCAAACCCCCAATCAAGAATTTAGTCTTGGTGTCACAACTTCCTACCGCGAAAGTTTATCCAGCATTTTGAAAATTCCATTTCCACTCTCCGCAGGTGCTGATAACAATGGAGTCACGAAGTTGACCGCTCTACGTTTCTTTCAGGAATATACACAGCGTAGTAGCCAATCAGTCTTTGCCATGCGATCACAAGTTAGTCTAGGCATTGGTGCATTAGGTGCAACAATCAATAGCCAATCACCTGACAGCAGATTTCTATCATGGCGAGGTCAGGCTCAATATGTGAATTTATTAGCTCCTGACACCCTATTACTATTGCGTGGCGATCTGCAACTAGCCGATCGCGCATTACTACCTTTAGAACAAATTGGCTTAGGAGGACAAGATAGCTTGCGTGGCTATCGTCAAGATATTCTCTTTGGTGACAATGGCACAAATCTATCCGTAGAATTCAGAGTACCTGTGGTGCGTGTGCCTGAAATTGAAGGTTTGTTGCAACTAACTCCATTTATTGACGCAGGTCTAGCATGGACTAGCTCAGGGGAAGCAAATCCATCGCAAAATTACTTAGTTGGTTCAGGCTTGGGATTGCGCTGGACTATTGGCAATCGTCTAACTACGAGATTGGATTATGGATTTCCACTTGTCCCAGTGCAAAATAGCCGCAAAACACTACAAGAGAGCGGCTTATATTTTTCGCTTATCTATAATCTCTTCTAA
- a CDS encoding restriction endonuclease subunit S, translated as MKGLKKDAENLKGVDNLKELRIADIATITNGYAFKSEQFNSDGIGLPIIRIRDVQGGTSKTYYLGEYSDEYLVKNGDILIGMDGEFNINTWKSGKALLNQRVCKIAAKAEIADNTFLRYRLSLLLKQIEADTPFVTVKHLSSNVLQEQRINVPPIAEQKRIAAICAKADRLRRTRRYALELSDTYLRSVFLEMFGDPLTNPKGWKTGKIEELCMQIVDCPHSTPTYSDGKTPYACVRSADIQNGIFDWTETKYVDLKEYQVRIERLIPQPHDVVYCREGARFGNAARIPPNHSVCLGQRMMLFRVNAKLATSEFIWFILNSDSVYQQAVNLVGGTASPHVNVQDIKAFKTIIPPLLLQEKFAAIVQKSDRIRAQQREALRQAEHLFQTILHRAFRGEL; from the coding sequence ATGAAAGGGCTAAAGAAAGATGCTGAGAATTTAAAAGGAGTTGATAATTTGAAAGAACTTAGAATTGCAGATATTGCAACTATCACAAATGGATATGCTTTTAAATCTGAACAATTTAACTCAGATGGAATAGGCTTGCCTATTATTCGGATCAGAGATGTGCAGGGTGGTACTTCAAAAACTTATTATCTAGGAGAATATTCAGATGAGTATTTAGTAAAAAATGGCGACATTTTAATTGGGATGGATGGAGAATTTAATATTAATACTTGGAAAAGTGGTAAAGCGCTTTTAAATCAGAGAGTCTGTAAAATAGCTGCTAAAGCTGAAATCGCAGATAATACTTTTCTCAGATATAGACTATCTCTTCTACTAAAACAAATTGAAGCTGATACTCCTTTTGTAACTGTCAAACATTTATCATCCAATGTTCTGCAAGAACAAAGAATTAATGTCCCACCGATCGCTGAACAAAAACGAATAGCTGCAATCTGTGCAAAAGCGGATAGATTGCGCCGCACTCGCCGTTATGCCCTTGAGCTTAGTGATACCTATTTGCGATCGGTCTTCCTAGAAATGTTTGGCGATCCACTGACTAATCCCAAAGGCTGGAAAACAGGAAAAATTGAAGAATTATGTATGCAAATAGTAGATTGCCCACATTCAACCCCAACTTATTCAGATGGAAAAACTCCTTATGCATGTGTAAGAAGTGCTGATATACAAAACGGCATTTTTGACTGGACTGAAACTAAATATGTTGACCTTAAAGAATACCAAGTAAGAATAGAAAGACTTATACCACAACCTCATGATGTAGTTTATTGTCGCGAGGGTGCGAGATTTGGCAATGCAGCAAGAATTCCGCCTAATCATTCAGTATGTTTAGGACAAAGAATGATGTTATTTAGAGTAAATGCAAAACTTGCAACTTCTGAATTTATTTGGTTTATTCTCAATTCTGACAGCGTTTATCAACAGGCAGTTAATTTGGTTGGGGGTACTGCTTCGCCTCATGTAAACGTACAAGATATAAAAGCTTTTAAAACTATTATTCCACCCCTTCTCCTACAAGAAAAATTTGCGGCGATCGTTCAAAAAAGCGACAGAATCCGCGCCCAACAACGAGAAGCCCTGCGGCAAGCAGAACACCTATTTCAGACCATCCTCCATCGCGCCTTTCGCGGCGAGTTGTAA
- a CDS encoding CHAT domain-containing protein → MEQQIRICFKSIVKIFATTQKNRIQPSKSIILFFIFTIALCLQPAIANSLNPPQKPISTNASGNIANTNLFDRGKALYTTGKFREAIQVWEQAVQFYQQKNDDLALATTLSSLSLAYQGLGQWQLAESSVNRALQVAQSITPQTEASQKEIARALDAKGSFWLAVGNPENAIDVWREAAILHIKFGDVANQIRNTLNQEQALKIQGFYRRSLQMLEDLLPTLQTQPDSLLKAISLSHYGEMLSMTGSNSLARQTLEQSLQILQRLPNTADIERSEQESIVLINLGNLDRADDNASSAIDFYNRSIEVAIQPTTKLQGKLNLLSLQIESSKLESALELRSQINPIVANLPASYSGIRARINYAESILKLTKLATPTDQLALRNDAAQVLAEAVKQAQSINSQSLLAYSLGSLGNVYEQSQQLTDAIDLTQQAIAIAQSINAPDISYRWQWQLGRLLKAKGDRKSAIASYTEAIRNLRQLRSDLAFINSNVQFSFRESVEPVYRQLVSLLLQPDDANQQTNDDKQKNLIKAQAAIESLQLAELVNFFRSDCLNAAQVDINQLDRTAAVIYPILLEDRLEVIISLPQQPLSHYATVITPQKIDSIVTNLRNDLRDTSSQDYLEHAQMLYDLLIRPTEKALEQSQVKTIVFVLDGSLRNVPMAVLNDGKQFLVEKYSIALTPGLQLVDPKPIARQKIAALTGGLTEAKQGFSALPSVNKELQEVKNQIPSSTVLIDANFTKKNLEKALVEYPAPIIHLATHGNFSSQAENTFLLTYDGKLNIETLTQLLLAKNRFNTEPVELLILSACQTAVGDKRAALGMAGMAVRAGARSTIASLWSVDDEATSLFMISLYKSLSTAQTTKSESLREAQLSLLKDNKHTHPYFWAPFVLLGNWL, encoded by the coding sequence TTGGAACAGCAGATAAGAATATGTTTCAAGTCAATAGTAAAAATATTCGCAACAACTCAAAAAAATCGTATCCAGCCCTCTAAAAGCATAATTCTTTTCTTTATATTTACGATCGCTTTATGTCTACAACCAGCGATCGCAAATTCCCTAAATCCACCTCAAAAGCCTATTAGCACTAATGCAAGTGGCAATATTGCTAATACAAATTTATTTGATCGTGGTAAAGCGCTCTATACCACTGGTAAATTTCGCGAAGCTATCCAAGTTTGGGAACAGGCTGTGCAATTCTACCAGCAAAAAAATGATGATCTAGCTTTAGCGACAACTTTGAGTAGCTTGTCCTTGGCATATCAAGGGCTAGGTCAATGGCAGTTGGCTGAAAGCTCTGTAAATCGTGCCTTACAAGTTGCTCAATCTATTACCCCACAAACGGAAGCAAGTCAGAAAGAGATTGCTAGAGCCTTAGATGCTAAGGGTAGTTTTTGGCTAGCAGTGGGCAACCCTGAAAATGCAATAGATGTTTGGCGAGAAGCCGCAATTTTACATATCAAATTTGGTGATGTTGCCAATCAAATTCGGAATACACTGAATCAAGAACAAGCTCTGAAGATCCAAGGATTTTATCGGCGATCGCTTCAGATGCTTGAGGATTTATTACCAACTTTACAAACACAGCCCGACTCATTACTGAAGGCGATCTCACTCAGTCATTATGGGGAAATGCTATCCATGACTGGTAGTAATAGTCTGGCTAGGCAAACACTAGAACAAAGTTTACAGATACTCCAGCGTCTTCCTAATACTGCCGACATTGAGCGTAGTGAGCAGGAAAGTATTGTTTTAATCAACCTTGGTAATTTGGACAGGGCTGACGATAACGCCTCATCAGCAATTGATTTTTACAATCGTTCCATTGAAGTTGCTATACAGCCAACCACGAAATTACAAGGTAAACTCAATCTCCTTAGTCTACAAATAGAATCCTCTAAACTCGAATCTGCTTTAGAATTACGTTCTCAAATTAATCCTATAGTTGCGAATTTGCCAGCTAGTTATAGTGGAATTAGGGCACGAATTAATTATGCAGAAAGCATTCTAAAATTGACGAAATTAGCCACTCCAACAGATCAGTTGGCTCTACGGAACGATGCTGCCCAAGTTCTTGCCGAAGCTGTCAAACAAGCTCAATCCATTAATTCTCAGTCCTTACTTGCTTACTCCCTAGGTAGTTTGGGCAATGTTTATGAGCAGTCTCAGCAATTAACTGATGCAATCGATCTCACGCAACAGGCGATCGCTATTGCTCAAAGCATTAATGCTCCAGATATTAGTTATCGTTGGCAATGGCAACTGGGGCGGCTACTCAAAGCAAAAGGCGATCGTAAATCTGCGATCGCTTCTTACACCGAAGCAATTAGAAACTTAAGGCAATTACGCAGTGATTTGGCATTTATCAATTCCAATGTGCAATTTTCTTTTCGCGAGAGTGTAGAGCCAGTTTATCGACAGCTTGTTAGCCTGCTATTACAACCTGATGACGCGAATCAACAAACTAATGATGATAAGCAGAAAAATCTGATCAAGGCACAGGCTGCGATCGAATCTCTGCAACTAGCTGAGTTAGTTAACTTTTTTCGTTCCGATTGCCTAAACGCGGCTCAGGTTGATATCAATCAACTTGATCGTACTGCTGCGGTTATCTACCCAATTTTGCTAGAAGATCGGCTGGAAGTAATTATTAGCTTACCGCAGCAACCACTTAGTCACTATGCTACTGTCATCACTCCTCAAAAGATAGACAGCATCGTTACTAACCTAAGGAATGACCTGCGGGATACCTCATCGCAGGATTATCTAGAACATGCTCAAATGCTATATGATTTGTTGATTCGACCAACTGAAAAAGCACTAGAACAATCTCAAGTTAAAACTATTGTATTTGTTCTGGATGGTTCATTACGAAATGTGCCAATGGCAGTACTCAATGATGGGAAACAGTTTCTAGTTGAGAAATATAGTATTGCTTTGACTCCAGGGCTACAGCTAGTTGACCCAAAACCGATCGCTAGACAAAAAATTGCAGCCCTGACGGGCGGACTCACCGAAGCTAAGCAAGGTTTTTCTGCGTTACCGAGTGTGAATAAAGAGCTTCAAGAAGTCAAAAATCAAATTCCCTCTAGTACTGTTTTAATTGATGCCAACTTTACCAAGAAAAATCTGGAAAAGGCTCTAGTGGAATATCCCGCGCCTATCATCCATTTAGCAACCCATGGGAATTTTAGCTCACAAGCGGAAAATACTTTCTTACTTACCTATGACGGCAAACTCAATATTGAGACCTTAACTCAATTACTACTAGCTAAAAATCGCTTTAATACAGAACCTGTAGAACTGTTAATCCTGAGTGCCTGCCAAACTGCCGTTGGCGATAAAAGAGCCGCTTTGGGTATGGCAGGCATGGCAGTTAGGGCAGGCGCAAGAAGCACGATCGCTTCTCTATGGTCAGTCGATGATGAAGCAACTTCTCTATTTATGATTTCCCTTTATAAAAGCCTATCTACTGCTCAGACAACCAAGTCTGAGTCTTTAAGAGAAGCCCAACTGAGCCTATTGAAAGACAACAAACATACTCATCCCTATTTTTGGGCACCTTTTGTATTACTCGGCAATTGGTTATAA